A stretch of Vicia villosa cultivar HV-30 ecotype Madison, WI unplaced genomic scaffold, Vvil1.0 ctg.000764F_1_1, whole genome shotgun sequence DNA encodes these proteins:
- the LOC131631074 gene encoding protein NRT1/ PTR FAMILY 4.6-like, with the protein MEFEHQHATRWIGYVDWRNRPALRGKHGGMIAASFVLVVEILENLSFLANASNLVLYLRKNMHFSPSKSANNVTNFMGTAFLLALLGGFLSDAFFTTYRIYLISAVIEFLGLIILTTQASVSSLQPPACDPTTECEEVNGAKALMLFAGLYLVALGAGGIKGSLAPHGAEQFDENSVPGRKHISTFFNYFVFCLSCGGLIAVTFVVWIEDNIGWKWGFGIATISMFLSIPVFLAGSTRYKNKIPTGSPLTTILKVLAAATMNKFISRNSSSAVVNMTSSPLNLNSIRKQEESSSSSSKEIKEIKAPSTTLKFLNSAIENESIKCSVEELEDVKIVLKILPIFCCTIVLNCCLAQLSTFSVEQAATMNTKIGSLKVPPASLPIFPIVFIMILAPIYDHIIIPFARKYTNSEMGITHLQRIGFGLILSIISMAVAALVEVKRKRVATDSNLLDDHTKPIPISFFWIAFQFLFLGSADLFTMAGLLEFFFTEAPVKMRSWATSLTWTSLAIGYYLSSVIISIVNSVTGNASHKAWLSGSNLNHYHLERFYWVMCVLSGLNFLHYLFWAIRYKYRGTGNSQ; encoded by the exons ATG GAATTTGAACATCAACATGCAACAAGATGGATTGGCTATGTCGATTGGAGAAACAGACCTGCCCTTAGAGGAAAACATGGTGGAATGATCGCAGCTTCTTTTGTTTTGG TGGTGGAGATATTGGAGAATCTTTCATTTCTAGCAAATGCAAGCAACTTGGTGTTATATTTAAGGAAAAACATGCATTTTTCGCCGTCGAAATCGGCGAATAATGTTACAAATTTCATGGGAACAGcttttcttcttgctcttctTGGAGGATTTTTATCTGATGCATTTTTCACAACTTATCGCATCTACTTGATCAGTGCAGTTATTGAGTTCCTG GGACTGATTATACTAACAACACAAGCAAGTGTGTCTTCACTTCAGCCACCAGCATGTGACCCAACAACAGAATGTGAAGAAGTGAATGGTGCAAAAGCATTAATGCTATTTGCTGGACTGTACCTAGTTGCTCTTGGAGCTGGAGGAATCAAGGGATCATTAGCACCACATGGTGCTGAACAATTTGATGAGAACAGTGTACCAGGAAGAAAGCATATATCAACATTCTTCAACTACTTTGTGTTTTGCTTATCATGTGGTGGTCTTATTGCAGTTACTTTTGTGGTTTGGATTGAAGATAACATTGGTTGGAAATGGGGTTTTGGAATTGCTACTATTAGCATGTTTCTTTCTATTCCAGTTTTCTTGGCTGGTTCTACTAGATACAAGAATAAAATTCCTACTGGAAGTCCTCTTACAACCATTTTGAAG GTTTTGGCTGCTGCAACAATGAACAAATTCATCTCCAGAAACTCCAGCAGTGCTGTTGTAAACATGACATCAAGTCCATTAAATCTAAACTCGATCCGAAAACAAgaagaatcatcatcatcatcatccaaagAAATCAAAGAAATTAAAGCTCCATCAACCACACTTAAATTCCTCAACAGCGCAATCGAAAACGAATCAATAAAATGCTCGGTCGAAGAACTAGAAGACGTAAAAATAGTCCTAAAAATCCTCCCAATATTCTGCTGCACAATTGTCCTAAACTGTTGCCTAGCTCAGCTCTCAACATTCTCAGTCGAACAAGCCGCGACAATGAACACAAAAATCGGCTCCTTAAAAGTCCCACCGGCCTCATTACCGATCTTCCCAATCGTCTTCATAATGATCCTCGCACCGATATACGACCACATTATAATCCCCTTCGCAAGAAAGTACACTAATTCCGAAATGGGAATAACTCATCTCCAAAGAATCGGGTTCGGACTAATCCTATCAATAATCTCAATGGCAGTCGCAGCATTAGTCGAAGTGAAACGAAAACGCGTAGCAACAGACTCAAATCTCTTAGACGATCACACTAAACCGATACCGATATCGTTCTTCTGGATCGCATTTCAGTTTCTGTTCCTCGGTTCAGCCGATCTTTTCACCATGGCAGGTTTATTGGAGTTTTTCTTCACAGAAGCACCGGTTAAAATGCGATCATGGGCGACATCGCTTACATGGACATCATTGGCTATAGGTTATTACTTAAGTTCAGTGATCATATCAATAGTTAATAGTGTTACTGGTAATGCCTCTCATAAAGCTTGGTTATCAGGCTCTAACCTTAACCATTATCATTTAGAGAGGTTTTATTGGGTTATGTGTGTGCTTAGTGGTTTGAATTTTCTGCATTACTTGTTTTGGGCTATTAGGTATAAGTATAGAGGAACAGGTAACAGTCAGTGA